GTGTAGATGCGGTTCCTGAGGTAGACCGGCATGAAGAAGATGGCGACGATGATCAGGGTGGCGGCGGCCATCAGCTCGTACACGGCGATCGCCATGCCGATGCGGTAGCCGGCGCCGCTCATGCCGATGAACTGCTCGGCCGAGATGTTCGACGCGATCAGCGAGGCGCCGATGGCCCACCAGGCCAGCGAGCCCTCGGCCAGGAAGTAGTCGTGCGAGGCGCTGCCGGAGCTGCCTTTCTTGCGCCAGTAGATCCATAGGCCATAGCCCGCGACGATCACGAAATAGACGAGAAAGACGAAGGTGTCCAGGCTGGAAAACGAGTTCATGTCGGTAGCGTGTCTCTGTGCGGCCCGATGCCGGGCTCCGGCCGCTTGTTATGGGGTTCGGCTTGTCGCACCAGGCGGGCCGGCATGCGCGAGTCGTCCGCGCTTGTTAAAGGTTATCGATAACAGGCTTGGCTGTAAAGCGTTTTCGGTGGCCTGCGGGGAATTCGTCAGCGGCGCACGTCGAGTCCGCCGTCCATCGTCTGGCGGATCTGGGCTTCGGTCAGCACGTGGGCGTCGCCGGCCAGGCTGTGTTTCAGGCAGGCGGCGGCGAGGGCGAAGCGCGCGGTCTCGCCGCTGTCCCAGCCGCGCGCGACGCCGTGCAGGACGCCGGCCGCGAACGCGTCGCCCGCGCCGATGCGGTCGACGACGTCGAACATGTCGCGGCCCGGCGCATCGAATACGCCGTCGCGCGTGCGCAGCGTCGCCGACAGTGCGTGGTGGTTGGCGCTGTCCTGGCGCCGCTGCGTGGCTGCGACCAGGCGCAGGTGGGGAAAGCGCGCGAACGCCGCCTCGGCCGCCCGTTCCGGCGGCGCCTCGGCCAGTTCCGGGCGCGCGAGCAGCAGCGCCACGTCGCGCCGGTCGATGAAGGCCAGGTCGGCTTCGGCCACGATGTCGGCCAGCAGCGCCGCGCCATCCTCGCCGCGCGCCGCCCACATGCTGGCGCGGTAGTTGCCGTCGAAAGACACGCGCACCCCGAGCCGGCGCGCGGAGCGCACGGCGTCCAGTGCCGCCGCCCCGGCCTGCGCGCTGGCGGCCACCGTCACGCCCGACACATGCAGCCATCCGGCGCCGGCGAGCAGCCGCTCCCAGTCGTAGTGCCCGGCCGGGTAGGTAGCGAACGCCGAGCCGGCGCGGTCGTAGAGGATCTCGGCGGGGCGGTCGACCGCGCCCGGCGTCAGGAAGTACAGGCCCATCCTGCCCGGCGCCCAGCGCACCGCGGCCGTGTCGACGCCGTGATAGCGCAGCGTGTCGGCGGCATGGCGGCCGAGGGCCTGGTCGGGCACGACGCTGGCCATGCGTACCGGGTGGCCGAGCCGCGCCAGCGAGATCGCGACATTGGCCTCGGCGCCGGCGACCCAGGTGCGCAGGTGCGGGCTTTGCAGCAGCAGCTCGCCGGAAGGGGCCGCGAGTCGCAGCAATAGTTCGCCGAAGCAGACGAAGGGGAGGTCGGTCGGAGGGAAGGGCGTCATGGATTCAGGGTAAGAAGTTCGCAACAGGGTGTCAAGCACCGCGTTTTCGTCCGATGCCCGCCATGCGTGGTTTAACCTCGAGATTATTTATTTCGAGGTATCCGCATGTCTGATTTCTCATGCTACCATGATTTTAGTTAACGATAACAATGCGATGCGATGCCGCCATTTCCGGCGCAGGCAATGACAGGAGGAGACCCTGAATGAATAGACCAGCTTTTGGCCAGGCATGGCTGCGCGCGGTGGCTGTCGCCATCGCGTTCGGCCTTGCGGCAATGGCGCCCTTGGCCGCCGAAGCGCAGGCGCAGGACACGATCCGGACCATTGTGACCAGCCACCAACCGGTAATCACCGAGACCGTCGACGCCC
This portion of the Telluria beijingensis genome encodes:
- a CDS encoding sugar kinase produces the protein MTPFPPTDLPFVCFGELLLRLAAPSGELLLQSPHLRTWVAGAEANVAISLARLGHPVRMASVVPDQALGRHAADTLRYHGVDTAAVRWAPGRMGLYFLTPGAVDRPAEILYDRAGSAFATYPAGHYDWERLLAGAGWLHVSGVTVAASAQAGAAALDAVRSARRLGVRVSFDGNYRASMWAARGEDGAALLADIVAEADLAFIDRRDVALLLARPELAEAPPERAAEAAFARFPHLRLVAATQRRQDSANHHALSATLRTRDGVFDAPGRDMFDVVDRIGAGDAFAAGVLHGVARGWDSGETARFALAAACLKHSLAGDAHVLTEAQIRQTMDGGLDVRR